Proteins encoded in a region of the Coffea eugenioides isolate CCC68of chromosome 4, Ceug_1.0, whole genome shotgun sequence genome:
- the LOC113769555 gene encoding putative pentatricopeptide repeat-containing protein At1g74580, whose amino-acid sequence MSSSILPKHVVAVVRHQKDPLRALEMFNSVRKEDGFKHNLVTYKCIIEKLGNHGKFEAMEGVMADMRANVDNHLMEGAYVSAIRNYGKKGLIQEAVNVFERMDFYNCEPSVLSYNAIMNILVEYGYFNQAHKVYMRMRDTGVEPDVYTFTIRMKSFCRTNRPEVALRLLRNMPGQGCYVNAVSYCTVIGGFYESSYQFEAYELFDEMLQLGIIPNVETFNKLMHILCKKGDIRHSERLLNKVLKRGVSPNLFTVNIVIQGLCKRGLLDEAERKLDSVTREGLAPDVVTFNTLISGLCKNSKVLKAESYLHKMVNTGFEPDIFTYNTLIDGFCKMGMVPKADKILKDAVHRGFMPDEFTYCSLIYGLCGDGDTDRAIAVFDEARRKVIKPSIILYNTLIKGLSQQGMILEALHLMNEMPEKGCKPDIWTYNLIINGLCKMGCVSDAMNIMNDAISKGFLPDIFTFNTIIDGYCKQLKMADALEIVNTMWEHCVTPDVITYNTLLDCLCKTSSPDNVMELFKSMKEKGCVANIITFNIVIESLCKSRNLTGALEMLQEMENAGVCPDVVSFGTLLNGFCEDGDLDGAYELFRRMIEQYSISHTTATYNIVINAFCKNLNMGMAEKLFREMSDRDCHPDNFTYQCMIDGFCKIDDTDSGFSLLHEEVKSGFIPAVKTFGRVLNCLCLKHRLREAVDVIFLMVQKGVVPDIVNTIFEADKKFVAAPKIVVEDLLKKGHITYYAYELLYDAIRDKKLLKRKLPSKSSHGSRDNFSKSFDGLFDQKEAVQI is encoded by the coding sequence ATGAGTTCTTCTATACTTCCTAAACATGTAGTGGCTGTTGTAAGGCATCAAAAAGACCCCTTGAGGGCACTGGAGATGTTCAATTCTGTGAGAAAAGAAGATGGTTTTAAGCATAATTTGGTAACTTATAAATGCATCATTGAAAAGCTTGGTAATCATGGAAAATTTGAGGCCATGGAAGGTGTGATGGCAGATATGAGAGCGAATGTCGATAACCATCTAATGGAAGGGGCTTATGTTAGTGCCATTAGAAATTATGGTAAAAAGGGGTTGATCCAAGAGGCTGTTAATGTGTTTGAGAGGATGGATTTTTACAACTGTGAGCCCTCGGTTCTGTCGTATAATGCCATTATGAATATCTTGGTTGAGTATGGGTATTTTAATCAGGCCCATAAAGTGTATATGCGAATGAGAGATACAGGGGTTGAACCTGATGTTTATACGTTTACGATTAGGATGAAGTCGTTTTGTAGGACAAATAGGCCTGAAGTGGCTTTAAGGCTTCTAAGAAATATGCCTGGACAAGGTTGTTATGTTAATGCTGTTTCTTACTGTACTGTAATTGGTGGATTTTACGAATCAAGTTATCAGTTTGAGGCGTATGAATTGTTTGATGAGATGCTTCAGCTTGGAATTATTCCCAATGttgaaacatttaataagcTCATGCACATACTTTGTAAGAAGGGGGATATTCGACATAGTGAAAGGCTTCTCAATAAGGTGCTCAAGAGGGGTGTATCCCCCAATCTTTTTACGGTTAATATTGTTATTCAAGGCCTTTGTAAAAGGGGCTTGCTTGATGAGGCTGAGAGAAAGTTAGATAGTGTGACAAGAGAAGGTTTAGCTCCTGATGTTGTTACATTCAACACCCTTATCTCTGGCTTGTGTAAGAACTCAAAGGTTTTAAAAGCTGAGTCCTATTTGCATAAAATGGTGAATACTGGGTTTGAGCCTGATATTTTCACCTACAATACTCTCATTGATGGATTTTGCAAAATGGGCATGGTACCAAAAGCTGACAAAATTCTCAAAGATGCAGTTCATAGAGGATTCATGCCTGATGAGTTTACTTATTGCTCTCTCATTTATGGACTATGTGGTGATGGTGACACCGACAGGGCCATTGCTGTATTTGATGAAGCCAGGCGAAAAGTTATAAAGCCCAGTATAATTCTGTACAATACATTAATCAAGGGGTTGTCTCAACAGGGGATGATTCTGGAAGCATTGCATCTTATGAATGAAATGCCAGAGAAAGGCTGCAAGCCTGATATATGGACTTATAATTTGATTATAAATGGGTTGTGCAAAATGGGATGTGTATCGGACGCCATGAATATCATGAATGATGCAATCTCCAAAGGGTTTCTTCCTGACATTTTTACCTTCAACACTATTATAGATGGTTACTGCAAACAGTTAAAGATGGCTGATGCACTTGAGATTGTAAATACCATGTGGGAGCATTGCGTTACTCCTGATGTAATCACTTACAACACGCTGTTGGATTGCCTCTGTAAAACTTCAAGTCCCGACAATGTGATGGAATTATTCAAGTCAATGAAGGAGAAGGGTTGTGTTGCTAACATTATCACATTCAACATTGTTATTGAAAGCTTGTGCAAGTCTAGAAATCTCACTGGAGCTTTGGAAATGCTTCAAGAAATGGAAAACGCTGGTGTGTGTCCTGATGTTGTGAGTTTTGGGACATTACTTAATGGATTCTGTGAAGATGGGGACTTGGATGGAGCCTATGAGCTGTTCAGGAGAATGATAGAGCAATATAGTATATCCCATACAACTGCAACATACAATATTGTTATAAATGCATTCTGCAAGAATTTAAATATGGGCATGGCTGAAAAGCTATTCCGAGAGATGAGTGACAGAGACTGCCACCCAGATAACTTCACTTATCAGTGTATGATAGATGGTTTTTGCAAAATTGATGACACTGATTCTGGATTTTCTCTTCTCCATGAGGAGGTCAAGAGTGGATTCATTCCAGCAGTTAAAACCTTTGGACGAGTTTTAAATTGTCTGTGCTTGAAGCATAGACTTCGGGAAGCAGTTGATGTTATCTTCCTTATGGTACAAAAAGGTGTCGTTCCTGATATTGTGAACACAATTTTTGAGGCCGATAAAAAGTTTGTAGCAGCTCCTAAGATTGTTGTAGAAGACTTATTGAAGAAGGGCCATATTACTTACTATGCATATGAACTCTTGTATGATGCAATTAGAGATAAGAAGCTTTTGAAGAGAAAGCTACCGAGTAAAAGTTCACATGGTTCCAGAGACAACTTTTCTAAATCATTTGATGGGCTTTTTGATCAGAAGGAAGCAGTGCAGATATGA